One window of Cohnella hashimotonis genomic DNA carries:
- a CDS encoding aldo/keto reductase, with protein MKFSQLGKSGLKVSKLCLGTMNFGVDTDEKDAFRMMDAALDAGINFFDTANIYGWGENAGRTEEIIGRWFTQGGGRRERVVLATKFYGDMSDKHDGPNGEAGLSSYKLRRHLEGSLRRLQTDHIELYQMHHVDRNVSWDELWDAFRIAQYQGKIGYVGSSNFAGRDLVKAQYEAKSKGMLGLVSEQHKYSLITRLPELEVLPAAHEHGIGVIAWSPLDGGLLSGKALNPAPGSKRASDQTRVEKYRPQLEAFAKLAAELGESEANLALAWTLAHPAMTAPIIGPRTMEQLEGALRVVDIELGEETLKRLDEIFPGPGEAPRAYAW; from the coding sequence GTGAAATTCAGTCAACTGGGAAAATCGGGCCTTAAGGTCAGCAAGCTGTGCCTCGGAACGATGAACTTCGGGGTGGATACGGACGAGAAGGACGCGTTTCGGATGATGGACGCCGCGCTCGACGCTGGCATCAACTTCTTCGATACGGCTAATATTTACGGTTGGGGCGAAAACGCAGGGCGCACCGAGGAGATTATCGGACGCTGGTTCACGCAAGGCGGCGGACGGAGAGAGCGCGTCGTGCTTGCGACCAAATTCTACGGGGACATGAGCGACAAGCACGACGGGCCGAACGGCGAAGCGGGATTGTCGTCGTACAAGCTGCGCCGCCATCTCGAAGGCTCGCTGCGCCGCCTGCAGACGGATCATATCGAGCTCTATCAGATGCATCACGTCGATCGCAACGTCTCGTGGGACGAGCTGTGGGATGCTTTCCGCATCGCGCAATATCAGGGCAAGATCGGATACGTGGGCTCGAGCAACTTCGCAGGTCGCGATCTGGTAAAGGCCCAATACGAAGCCAAATCCAAGGGCATGCTCGGCCTCGTGTCCGAGCAGCACAAATACAGCCTGATCACGCGCCTTCCCGAGCTTGAGGTGCTGCCGGCCGCGCACGAGCACGGCATCGGCGTCATCGCCTGGAGTCCGCTCGACGGCGGCCTGCTGAGCGGAAAAGCACTCAATCCGGCGCCGGGCTCGAAGCGCGCCAGCGATCAGACGCGCGTAGAGAAGTATCGTCCGCAGCTCGAAGCGTTCGCCAAACTCGCTGCGGAGCTGGGCGAATCCGAAGCGAATCTGGCGCTGGCCTGGACGCTGGCGCATCCGGCGATGACCGCGCCGATCATCGGGCCTCGCACGATGGAGCAGCTCGAGGGCGCGCTGCGCGTCGTCGACATCGAGCTTGGTGAGGAGACGCTGAAGCGACTGGACGAGATCTTCCCGGGACCCGGCGAAGCGCCGCGCGCCTACGCCTGGTAA
- a CDS encoding helix-turn-helix domain-containing protein has product MIKRAGLKLAFNTLFVKLMVSFLCVIVLLASCNLFAYLYLSRKLYKEIVRYNELGMKQTVDSYENQFRMTQTMLISLMRSDRWTVNLEILNRVKDNNRYDILPEVKENLAALYTNPFLHLDNFILIFRKAGYVLEKEGTSSIEDMFGKYYASTDYPPEYWAQSTAGSTFMQVLPVSDFQEHSMGQTRPKGPLMPIWFKAASYGDVYGLLLVNPQRLYAAYGQSGDSTFSIWDREGAMLFASSPTGDMRSPVPLQRDTYHERKGNFFYFYKKGADTGFTYERVVPIASIAAEMMRLNVLLVSLLSAAVAVAIVTSVLFSLRLNHPLSRLIAMLERKSAAAEPISNIREYAILSDRMSSILQTNERIRTDLDRKNTLVQQYAYTNKVKNIPMAPNLADIEQLVQSNRPFAAVLYEIVFKNPELAYESKMLMLRKLIHNLFSPRDGVTLPIEQNRLMSLIFDPDSQSDLVQTLETLKQLLLADDYLYLTIAVSPVYPAHTSFTEAYGQLSELLSERKLNGDTQIITGPRASLSNASRLKLTAGEDLHTLLMNGNENAVLEWVDRQLDVLKRKDAAVREYRAFARGAAEQVEITLAKLNMRARTEMLLEIEKIGRLYNVKQYQDWFRELIRPALVVLAERSVTKDPIASFVLDYMENHYCEDINLDAIADKLNLTPGYLSGYFKEKVGINFSDHLNELRINKAKALLMNLELRIADVAGYVGYQNVNSFIRMFKRCSGVTPGEYRKALPPPAQRSDASNL; this is encoded by the coding sequence ATGATCAAACGTGCCGGGCTCAAGCTTGCTTTTAACACGCTGTTCGTCAAGCTGATGGTCAGTTTCCTGTGCGTGATCGTGTTGCTCGCTTCTTGCAATCTGTTTGCGTACCTCTATCTGAGCCGCAAGCTGTACAAAGAAATCGTACGCTATAACGAGCTCGGCATGAAGCAGACCGTCGACAGCTATGAGAATCAATTTCGGATGACGCAGACGATGCTGATCTCCCTGATGCGCTCCGACAGATGGACCGTTAATCTCGAGATTCTTAACCGCGTTAAAGATAACAATCGCTATGATATCCTCCCCGAAGTCAAAGAAAATCTGGCCGCTTTGTATACGAATCCGTTTCTTCATTTGGATAACTTCATCCTTATCTTTCGAAAGGCCGGCTATGTGCTGGAAAAGGAAGGCACCAGCAGCATCGAAGACATGTTCGGCAAGTATTACGCCAGCACGGATTACCCGCCCGAATATTGGGCGCAGTCAACGGCTGGCAGCACCTTTATGCAAGTATTACCGGTTTCCGACTTTCAGGAGCATTCGATGGGCCAAACGCGTCCGAAGGGTCCCTTGATGCCGATCTGGTTCAAGGCCGCATCGTATGGAGACGTCTACGGGCTCCTCCTGGTGAATCCGCAGCGGTTGTATGCCGCCTATGGCCAATCGGGCGATTCGACCTTTTCGATCTGGGACCGGGAAGGAGCGATGCTGTTTGCTTCCTCTCCCACCGGCGACATGCGTTCTCCCGTGCCGCTGCAGCGCGATACGTATCATGAACGGAAAGGCAACTTCTTTTATTTCTATAAAAAAGGGGCGGACACCGGCTTCACTTATGAGCGCGTCGTCCCTATTGCCAGCATCGCCGCCGAGATGATGAGGCTGAACGTGCTGCTCGTCTCCCTTCTGTCCGCCGCCGTCGCGGTCGCCATCGTCACCTCCGTCCTGTTCAGCCTGCGGCTCAACCATCCGCTTAGTCGGCTCATCGCGATGCTCGAACGCAAATCCGCCGCAGCGGAGCCGATCAGCAACATCCGGGAGTATGCCATCCTGAGCGACCGGATGAGCAGCATCCTGCAGACCAACGAACGGATACGCACCGATCTCGACCGCAAAAACACGCTCGTTCAGCAGTACGCTTATACCAACAAGGTGAAAAATATACCGATGGCGCCGAATCTCGCCGATATCGAACAGCTTGTACAATCGAACAGACCTTTTGCCGCCGTTCTTTATGAAATTGTATTTAAAAATCCGGAACTGGCCTACGAAAGCAAGATGCTCATGCTCCGCAAGCTCATTCACAACCTCTTTTCTCCAAGGGATGGCGTTACGCTGCCGATCGAACAGAATCGGTTAATGTCATTAATTTTCGATCCGGATTCCCAAAGCGACCTCGTGCAAACCCTTGAGACCTTAAAGCAACTGCTGCTTGCTGACGATTATTTATACCTGACAATTGCGGTCAGCCCGGTTTATCCGGCTCACACTTCATTTACAGAAGCGTACGGTCAATTGTCCGAGCTGCTGAGCGAACGAAAATTGAACGGAGATACTCAGATTATCACAGGTCCGAGGGCGTCGCTGTCGAATGCATCCCGCCTGAAGCTGACAGCCGGAGAGGATCTGCATACGCTGCTTATGAACGGCAACGAAAATGCCGTGCTCGAGTGGGTCGACCGGCAGCTCGATGTGTTGAAGCGCAAAGACGCGGCCGTGAGAGAATATCGGGCATTTGCCCGGGGGGCTGCGGAGCAGGTAGAGATAACGCTCGCTAAGCTGAACATGCGCGCACGGACGGAAATGCTGCTCGAAATCGAGAAAATTGGCCGATTGTACAACGTGAAGCAATATCAAGACTGGTTCCGGGAGCTGATCCGCCCGGCCCTGGTCGTCCTTGCCGAAAGGAGCGTAACGAAGGATCCGATCGCCTCCTTCGTCCTTGACTATATGGAGAACCATTACTGCGAGGATATCAATCTCGATGCCATCGCCGACAAGCTCAATCTTACGCCGGGTTATCTGTCGGGGTACTTTAAGGAAAAGGTCGGAATCAACTTCAGCGATCATCTGAACGAGCTCAGAATCAACAAAGCTAAGGCTCTGCTCATGAATCTGGAGCTTCGCATTGCGGATGTGGCCGGTTATGTCGGCTATCAAAACGTCAACTCTTTTATTCGTATGTTCAAGCGTTGCTCGGGCGTTACGCCGGGCGAATACCGCAAAGCGCTGCCGCCCCCGGCACAGCGATCGGATGCAAGCAATCTATAG
- a CDS encoding GNAT family N-acetyltransferase, whose product MDEEGASGMTDIRALAPEEMAQAICGSDAVFRDAEQTSMGIAFSSVFSAALSQSLGAFEDGKLVSFMGLVPATLRIGAAHVPIFSIGSVFTGPDDRGRGHAGRLLQAAKSHVRASGGALILVSGTRSLYLRNQCHSYGEITRFTIGPVQGEELLGSHAGIAVRELSRTDWLSLHALAASRHVAYAQTVRELAELIACEAYASCFKLRHRTLVATEDGRVAAFAVLAMPDERGSEQEPFAIEWAGKAGALAALFGHAVVAYGLPRLDVPVAWNETELLQALSGVPSAKDRNLGTVHIADAERLFESLSPYWHAAAASDAPRIRTLAHHRYALAAPNGGTFELDAETLVSLMFDPKPTQPAAFEARAAMPGLFPVPLPYVGGLNFV is encoded by the coding sequence GTGGATGAGGAAGGCGCTTCGGGCATGACTGACATTCGAGCGTTGGCGCCGGAGGAAATGGCGCAAGCGATTTGCGGGTCCGACGCCGTTTTCCGCGATGCGGAGCAAACTTCGATGGGGATCGCTTTTTCATCCGTTTTTTCGGCGGCCTTGTCGCAATCGCTAGGCGCCTTTGAAGACGGCAAGCTCGTGTCGTTCATGGGGCTTGTCCCCGCCACTTTGCGTATTGGGGCGGCCCATGTGCCGATATTCTCGATCGGTTCGGTATTCACAGGGCCGGACGATCGCGGCCGCGGTCATGCCGGCCGCCTGCTGCAGGCGGCGAAGTCGCACGTTCGGGCATCCGGCGGTGCGCTTATATTGGTCTCGGGCACCCGCTCGTTGTATTTGCGCAATCAATGCCATTCGTACGGCGAGATCACGCGCTTCACGATCGGGCCGGTTCAGGGGGAGGAGCTGCTGGGTAGCCATGCAGGCATCGCGGTTCGCGAGCTGTCGCGGACCGACTGGCTTTCATTGCACGCGCTCGCTGCTTCGCGCCATGTCGCCTACGCGCAGACTGTGCGCGAGCTGGCGGAGCTGATCGCCTGCGAAGCGTATGCGAGCTGCTTCAAGCTGCGGCATCGCACGCTCGTCGCGACCGAAGACGGCCGCGTAGCCGCGTTCGCCGTGTTGGCGATGCCGGACGAGCGCGGCAGCGAGCAGGAGCCGTTCGCCATCGAATGGGCTGGCAAAGCCGGCGCGCTGGCCGCGTTATTCGGTCATGCCGTCGTCGCATACGGATTGCCGAGGCTGGACGTGCCGGTCGCCTGGAACGAGACCGAGCTGCTGCAGGCGCTCTCGGGCGTGCCGTCCGCCAAGGACCGCAATCTCGGCACGGTCCATATCGCCGACGCGGAGCGGCTGTTCGAATCGCTGTCGCCGTACTGGCATGCAGCCGCGGCGAGCGATGCGCCTCGCATCCGCACGCTGGCGCATCACCGGTATGCGCTGGCAGCGCCCAATGGCGGGACGTTCGAGCTGGATGCCGAGACGCTCGTCTCGCTGATGTTCGATCCCAAGCCGACGCAGCCTGCCGCGTTCGAAGCGCGCGCTGCGATGCCCGGGCTGTTCCCCGTGCCGCTGCCGTACGTCGGCGGACTGAACTTCGTCTAA
- a CDS encoding extracellular solute-binding protein, whose product MSNVLKKSAILLASAAVTATMLAACASNDSKDGASAGASSSTSSAGGGEASGKSNLKFMALLDNNPTFPYSKDWPIWQWIKEKTGVTLEVQTPSGNLGESLNLAVASKEMPDLMYMPNREESNKFGQQGALVDILTHIDDMPNLKAWMEKYPEEAKAALSADGKMYMFPNQGFGETNRTIWMYRKDVFDKEGLKAPSTFDELYETLKTLKAKYPDSYPLTLRYGENQDEMLANMTVDFETGEDGYYDFDKQEWRFGPTEANYKSMVAMWKKFYDDGLIPPDFLSLQTKQWQDMLSTGKSFITIDYISRIDFFNKAMQKENPAYNMQFMAPPAGIAGGKQHNPYLHYLESGLTVASTSKHIKDIMKYMDFFYSEEGRTLVSWGKEGETYEKGGDKLKFKPEYTDIIELRKATGLKTSGTYTWIDFDSDLSLSSDDLKYAFKEAAKYDPPAMQPRPALTEQETEIVALTGQAVTKHRDESIAKFVTGSRSLDEWDQYVKEMNNLGVDKLLDTYREAYKRVQSIKLDTK is encoded by the coding sequence TTGTCAAACGTCCTCAAAAAGTCCGCTATTCTGTTGGCGAGCGCCGCCGTGACGGCAACGATGCTTGCTGCGTGCGCCAGTAACGACTCCAAAGACGGCGCGTCAGCCGGCGCAAGCTCCTCGACTTCCTCCGCAGGCGGCGGGGAAGCGTCGGGCAAGTCCAATTTGAAATTTATGGCGCTGCTCGACAACAACCCGACCTTTCCCTATTCGAAGGATTGGCCGATCTGGCAATGGATCAAGGAGAAAACGGGGGTCACGCTTGAGGTGCAAACCCCATCGGGCAATTTGGGGGAATCGCTGAACCTGGCTGTCGCCTCCAAAGAAATGCCCGACCTCATGTATATGCCCAATCGCGAGGAGTCGAACAAGTTCGGACAGCAGGGTGCGCTTGTGGATATTTTGACGCATATCGACGATATGCCGAATTTGAAGGCCTGGATGGAGAAGTATCCGGAAGAAGCGAAGGCGGCATTGTCTGCGGACGGAAAAATGTATATGTTCCCGAATCAAGGCTTCGGCGAGACGAACCGTACGATCTGGATGTATCGAAAAGACGTGTTCGACAAGGAAGGACTTAAAGCCCCTTCGACCTTCGACGAGCTGTACGAAACGCTGAAAACGCTGAAAGCCAAGTATCCAGACTCCTACCCGCTGACGCTCCGCTACGGGGAGAACCAGGACGAGATGCTGGCGAATATGACGGTGGACTTCGAGACCGGCGAAGACGGATATTACGACTTCGACAAGCAGGAGTGGCGCTTCGGCCCCACGGAGGCTAATTACAAATCGATGGTTGCGATGTGGAAAAAGTTTTATGACGACGGGCTCATTCCGCCGGATTTCCTGTCGCTTCAGACGAAGCAATGGCAAGACATGCTGTCCACCGGCAAATCGTTCATCACGATCGATTACATCAGCCGCATCGACTTCTTCAACAAGGCGATGCAGAAGGAGAATCCGGCGTACAACATGCAGTTCATGGCGCCGCCGGCCGGCATAGCCGGCGGCAAGCAGCACAATCCGTATCTTCATTATCTCGAGAGCGGGCTAACGGTTGCTTCTACCTCCAAACATATTAAAGACATTATGAAATATATGGATTTCTTCTACTCGGAGGAAGGACGAACGCTTGTCAGCTGGGGAAAAGAAGGCGAAACGTACGAAAAAGGCGGGGATAAGCTTAAATTTAAGCCGGAATACACAGACATTATCGAGCTGCGCAAGGCAACCGGTTTGAAGACGAGCGGCACCTATACGTGGATCGATTTCGATTCGGATCTATCGCTATCGTCCGATGATCTCAAATACGCGTTCAAGGAAGCGGCCAAATACGATCCGCCTGCCATGCAGCCGCGTCCTGCTCTCACGGAACAAGAGACGGAGATCGTCGCCTTGACCGGCCAGGCGGTCACCAAGCACCGGGACGAGAGCATCGCCAAATTCGTCACCGGATCGAGAAGCCTGGATGAATGGGATCAGTACGTGAAGGAAATGAACAACCTCGGCGTCGACAAGCTGCTCGATACGTACAGAGAAGCTTACAAGCGGGTTCAAAGCATCAAACTGGACACCAAGTAA
- a CDS encoding ABC transporter permease — MTQASATTRPIGKEKPIPEPKASRFKRLWQSNKYLWLLFLPCLIYYLVFRYAPMFGLVITFKNYNLFKGIWASDWVGLKYYRLFLNNPDFWPLMKNTFLLGLYRLIFGFPAPIILALLLNELRKAAVKRFVQTVSYLPHFISNVIVASMVIMFLSPTGGLVNNLLTELGFEPINFMNKPEMFRGIYVLSEIWQHIGWETIIYLAALTAVDPQLYEAASIDGASRMRKMWHVTLPGISSALVITLILNIGQVLEIGFEKVYLMQNPAIYDTADIISTYVYRIGLVQGNFSYGSAIDLFMGIISLIFIYGANWISRRVSETSLW; from the coding sequence ATGACTCAAGCAAGCGCGACGACACGACCGATCGGAAAGGAGAAGCCGATACCCGAGCCGAAGGCATCGCGGTTCAAGCGGCTCTGGCAGAGCAACAAATATTTATGGCTGCTTTTTCTGCCCTGTCTGATCTATTATCTCGTGTTCCGCTATGCGCCCATGTTCGGGCTGGTGATTACGTTCAAAAACTATAATCTGTTCAAAGGGATTTGGGCCAGCGATTGGGTCGGCCTCAAGTATTACCGGTTGTTTTTGAACAATCCGGATTTTTGGCCGCTGATGAAGAACACGTTTCTTCTCGGCCTGTACAGGCTGATATTCGGCTTTCCCGCGCCGATTATACTTGCGTTGCTGCTGAATGAACTGAGAAAAGCGGCGGTCAAGCGGTTCGTGCAGACGGTCAGCTACCTGCCTCATTTTATTTCCAACGTTATCGTCGCGAGTATGGTCATCATGTTCCTGTCGCCGACCGGCGGGCTTGTCAACAACCTGCTGACGGAGCTCGGTTTCGAGCCGATCAATTTTATGAACAAGCCGGAGATGTTCAGGGGGATCTACGTGCTCTCGGAAATATGGCAGCATATCGGCTGGGAAACGATCATCTATCTGGCAGCGCTCACTGCCGTGGATCCCCAGCTGTACGAAGCGGCCAGTATCGACGGCGCCAGCCGAATGCGCAAAATGTGGCATGTCACGCTTCCCGGCATCTCCTCGGCGCTCGTCATCACGCTCATTCTGAATATTGGCCAGGTGCTGGAGATCGGCTTCGAAAAGGTGTACTTGATGCAGAATCCGGCCATCTACGATACGGCCGATATCATCAGCACTTACGTTTACCGGATCGGACTGGTGCAGGGCAATTTCAGTTACGGTTCCGCGATCGATCTATTCATGGGCATCATCAGCTTAATCTTTATTTATGGCGCCAACTGGATCAGTCGGCGCGTCAGCGAGACCAGCTTATGGTGA
- a CDS encoding carbohydrate ABC transporter permease, with product MINSQRPGIFPIVSAVILTIVVVVTLYPFVHMLAVSFSGDIYVMQNEITVWPKGFNVKMYDLVLGDPKIWTAFQNTIVYTALGTAISLALTSMGAYALSRTQMAFRKSLTMLIVFTMFFGGGMIPTYLVVRSLGLVDTIWGMVLPGAVSTWNLILMRTFFSGIPKELEESGRLDGLNDIGIFLRIMVPLSTASFATIALFYAVGLWNNFQLPLLYLRTPDTFPLQVLLRNLILAGTASSGDVTRIGGDNLIVEESLKYATIMVSTLPILVVYPFVQKYFVKGSMIGAIKG from the coding sequence ATGATCAACTCGCAACGGCCGGGCATTTTCCCGATCGTCAGCGCCGTCATTTTAACGATCGTCGTCGTCGTGACGCTGTATCCGTTCGTTCATATGCTTGCCGTCTCGTTCAGCGGCGACATCTATGTCATGCAGAACGAGATTACCGTTTGGCCGAAAGGCTTTAACGTCAAAATGTACGATCTTGTGCTCGGGGACCCCAAGATCTGGACCGCATTTCAAAATACGATCGTTTATACGGCGCTGGGAACCGCCATCTCGCTGGCGCTCACTTCGATGGGGGCTTACGCGCTGTCGCGGACGCAGATGGCATTTCGAAAATCGTTAACGATGTTAATCGTTTTTACGATGTTTTTCGGCGGCGGAATGATTCCGACTTATCTGGTCGTTCGGTCCCTCGGACTCGTGGACACGATCTGGGGCATGGTGCTTCCCGGCGCGGTCAGCACCTGGAACCTCATTCTGATGCGCACCTTTTTTTCTGGCATCCCCAAGGAGCTGGAGGAATCCGGCCGTCTGGACGGCTTGAACGACATCGGCATTTTCCTTCGGATTATGGTACCGCTGTCAACCGCGTCCTTCGCCACCATTGCGCTTTTTTACGCAGTAGGTTTATGGAACAACTTTCAACTGCCGCTTCTGTACTTGCGTACGCCGGACACGTTCCCGCTGCAAGTGCTGCTGCGCAACCTCATCCTCGCAGGTACCGCAAGCTCGGGCGATGTGACGCGAATAGGAGGTGATAACCTCATCGTCGAAGAATCCCTGAAGTACGCCACGATTATGGTGTCTACGCTTCCGATTCTGGTGGTGTACCCTTTTGTGCAAAAGTACTTCGTCAAAGGGTCTATGATCGGGGCAATCAAGGGCTGA